CCCCAGCCCCGAGACCGGTGCTGATCGTGACGTACACGATGTGGAGCTCCTCCTTATTCGCCGTTTTTTCCCCCACCCCGAACTCCACCTCGCCGAGGACGGCGGTGTTGCAGTCGTTCTCCAGCCGGACCGGAACGGAGAACTCCCGCCGCAACGGCTCGACCAAGGGGAGATAGAGGGGACGAGGCGGAAGATCGGGCGGAATGGAGGGCAGAACCATGTTGGTCGGGTTGAGGATCGCGCCGTGGGCGAGGGGGCCGGCCGCCCCGATCCCGATCCCCGCCAGCTCGGTCGCTCCTGCCTTGGCAAGGGCCGCGTGCAGGATCTCTTTCACCCGCCGCGCCAGGCCGTCGTAGGCGGTCCCGTCGGCAAATCGGGAGAACTCACCCTGGGAGAGGTCAGTCTCCACCTGCACGCGTCCCCGCACCTCCCCGGCCCGATCGGCGACGACCGCGGCCAGCTTCGTCCCTCCGATGTCCACCCCGGCCAGGTATCCGGGACTCATCTGGCGCTCATCCTCCGCTTGAACGACTCGATCAGCTCGACCGGGGTCGGATCGATCTGGTTGAGGATGGCTAAGTAGTAGCTCACGTAATCACCGAAGTGGATCTGGCTCAGCACCTGAGAAAGTTCGGATCTCCCATCCGCGCCGATCACGACGGCCGGGACCTTCCCGTGAAGGAGTTCGTGCATGATCTCGATCCGGGCCCGGTTCTCCGGGTGATCGTAGTCGTTTTCCAGGAAGACGCAGGAGAGGCCCTGGCGCAGGCGCTCGTCGCTGAACCCGACGATCTCGTTGTGGTTTAGTTCGGGGATCACGTTCCAGAATGCCGGTTGCTTCGAGTTCTCGTTTACCTGCGTCTTCCACCGCATCGCCACCAGATCGGTGTTCCCCGCCGTCCCGTAGAAGAGGGGAATCCGCCCGTACAGGCTCCGCGCCAGCTGCTTGGCCGGATTATCCGCCTCCGGGACCGCGGCGCGGGAAGCGTCCCGCACCGATTCCAGGGCGTGGATCAGCTCTTCCCAGTCGGGTTCGATGCGCAGCAGCCCGGCCTGGGCGAGGACGCGCAAGACCGAGAGGGCGAGGTAGCCCATCGCCGCCCGTGGCTGGTAACCGCGCGGGACACGGAGATGCGGAATCCCATGGGAGCGCGCGATCTCCTCGAGCTTTCCCCCGCTCGAGACCGCAAACGCTGGGATCCGGGCACGCAGCCCGGCATCGAGTCCGGAGATCGTCTCGGCCGTGTTCCCGGAGTAGCTCACCGCGATGATGAGGGTACCGTCCCCGGCGAACGAGGGAAGGGTGTAATTGCGGTTGACGAATACCGGGACACGGGAAAACCGTCGTGCGACCTCCCCGGCCATCGCCGATCCCCCCATCCCGCACACGATCACCTTATCCACTCCGGTCGGGATCTCGGGCCGGAAGCCGTCTCCCAACGCGATCCCCTCCCGGCATTGGTCGGGGTAGGCCTCGATGACCGCGATCATCCCGCCTTTGTCGTATTCCTGCAGTTGTCTTTCTTCGTCCAGTTCAGTCATAATGAGCCAATGATAACCGGAATTGTGCACGTCGTCTAAGGAGGTCGGAGTGGAGAGGGCAATCGCGAGGGCGGGATTATTCTTGGCTAGCCTTGCGTTCTACTGGGGCGGAATCCCGTTTGTCCTCCTCATCGCTGGGGAGCGGATCGGGTTGAAGTCGATTCCCGCGTGGATCGGGGCACCGTTCGGAGGGGGTCTCATCGCGCTTGGCGGGCTCGGAGCGGTGTGGTGCACTGTGACCATTTACCTGCGCGGCGGCGGGTTTCCGATCGCCTTCATGCCACCAAAACGGCTCGTGCAGGCCGGTCCGTACGGATTCTCCCGCCATCCCCTCTACATCTCTTTCCTCCTCTATCTCCTCGGCTTGGGGCTCGTATTCCGGTCGGCGGGGACCGTTGTGCTGATCCCCGGGATCGGGATAGTGATCGCACTGTACGCCCGTTTTCACGAGGAGCGGGCCCTGGAGCGAAAGTTCGGTGCGGAGTACGCCGCCTATCGCCGGGTCGTCCCGTTTGGCTTCCGCTATCGGCGCGGTGTTCCCGGCCCCGGGCTTCTGTTTGCGCTCGTTTATCTGGTCGGGAAACCGATCCTGCGGGCACTGTTCCCAACCCGGGTGCAGGGGAAAGAGAACCTTCCGCAGACTGGTCCGGCACTCCTGATCGCCAACCACTCCTCCTACCTCGATCCGCTGTTTATCTTTGCTGCGGCCGATCGTTACATTCGCTTTCTCGCCAAATCAGAACTGATGCGTTCCGGGTTCGGGAGGTGGTTCTTCACCCGTACCGGGACCATCCCTACCAGCCGGTACCGAGTCGATCCGGGGGCAGTGCGCGGGCTGCTTTCCGCGTTGCAGGCAGGGGAGATCGTGGGGATCTTCCCTGAAGGGGAACGGACGTGGGACGGGAATCCCCTCCCGGTACCGTCCCCGGTCCGTCGCATCCTCGCCCGTGCCGGGGTGCCGATCATCCCGGTGCGGATCACGGGCGGATACGTGATCTATCCCCGATGGGCCGACTATCCCCTCCCCGGTCCGCTCACGGTCGAGTTCTTCCCCCCACTCCCCCCACCGCACACTGCGGCGGACATCGACAAAGCCTTGTCCTGCATCGCTGCTCCAGCCACAGGAATGACGCTTTTCCCGCGGTCCGCGCGCGGGATCGAGCTCGTCCTGTGGGCCTGCCCACACTGTCACGAGATCGGGGTCATCGAACCGCATCGGAGGAACGTGCGCTGCAGAAAGTGCGGAGCAGAGTGGAGATTAGACCGAAAGCTCCGCCTCCACCCCCGCACCGGAGCTCCTGTCACAATCGGAGCTCTCTCCGCATCCATCCCGGTGGATGAGATCATCGAAAACCGGGAGTCCCTGAACTCGATCGGAGAGGTCGACGTCTTTACCGGAAATGGGGCGCTTGAGCCGGTTGGGACCGGGACGGTAACTTATCGAGCCGGGGAGATCCGGCTCGACGGGACAGCGTTCCCGCTGGCGGATGCCCGCATCCTGCGGATGGAAGGAAAGGACCGATTGGACATCGGTTTCTCCGGTGGCAGGCGCCTCCGTCTCCGGTTCCATCGCGACAGTCCGCTTAAGTGGGCCTTGTTCCTGGAGCGGAAGCTCGGGCGCAAAGCGTGAGTTGACAATCGTCTATCCAGTAACTATGCTGGAAATATCATGAAATCGATGCGGGTAGCGCTCTGTGCCTTGTTGACGGCGTTGATCCCCGGCCTGACGGTCGTCGGGGATACCCTTCCCGCGGACAAGGTATCGCGGGTGCAGACCGGAATGACCGTCGGTGGTGCCCTCCTCGGGCTTGGGATAGCAGGAGCGACCGCGTTCTCCCTGGTTCCTGATGGGACTGCTCTAGCAGATCGCCTCCTGGTCACGATCCCCGTCGCCGGGGTTGCCGGTGCAGCCGGTGCGTTCGTCGGCCGCTGGATCGCCGACACCGCGCTCAAGCTGCG
This Candidatus Bipolaricaulota bacterium DNA region includes the following protein-coding sequences:
- a CDS encoding bifunctional phosphoglucose/phosphomannose isomerase → MTELDEERQLQEYDKGGMIAVIEAYPDQCREGIALGDGFRPEIPTGVDKVIVCGMGGSAMAGEVARRFSRVPVFVNRNYTLPSFAGDGTLIIAVSYSGNTAETISGLDAGLRARIPAFAVSSGGKLEEIARSHGIPHLRVPRGYQPRAAMGYLALSVLRVLAQAGLLRIEPDWEELIHALESVRDASRAAVPEADNPAKQLARSLYGRIPLFYGTAGNTDLVAMRWKTQVNENSKQPAFWNVIPELNHNEIVGFSDERLRQGLSCVFLENDYDHPENRARIEIMHELLHGKVPAVVIGADGRSELSQVLSQIHFGDYVSYYLAILNQIDPTPVELIESFKRRMSAR
- a CDS encoding ROK family protein — its product is MSPGYLAGVDIGGTKLAAVVADRAGEVRGRVQVETDLSQGEFSRFADGTAYDGLARRVKEILHAALAKAGATELAGIGIGAAGPLAHGAILNPTNMVLPSIPPDLPPRPLYLPLVEPLRREFSVPVRLENDCNTAVLGEVEFGVGEKTANKEELHIVYVTISTGLGAG
- a CDS encoding 1-acyl-sn-glycerol-3-phosphate acyltransferase, with translation MERAIARAGLFLASLAFYWGGIPFVLLIAGERIGLKSIPAWIGAPFGGGLIALGGLGAVWCTVTIYLRGGGFPIAFMPPKRLVQAGPYGFSRHPLYISFLLYLLGLGLVFRSAGTVVLIPGIGIVIALYARFHEERALERKFGAEYAAYRRVVPFGFRYRRGVPGPGLLFALVYLVGKPILRALFPTRVQGKENLPQTGPALLIANHSSYLDPLFIFAAADRYIRFLAKSELMRSGFGRWFFTRTGTIPTSRYRVDPGAVRGLLSALQAGEIVGIFPEGERTWDGNPLPVPSPVRRILARAGVPIIPVRITGGYVIYPRWADYPLPGPLTVEFFPPLPPPHTAADIDKALSCIAAPATGMTLFPRSARGIELVLWACPHCHEIGVIEPHRRNVRCRKCGAEWRLDRKLRLHPRTGAPVTIGALSASIPVDEIIENRESLNSIGEVDVFTGNGALEPVGTGTVTYRAGEIRLDGTAFPLADARILRMEGKDRLDIGFSGGRRLRLRFHRDSPLKWALFLERKLGRKA